CCGCCAAAATATCATCGGCGTGGGTGGCGGCTTGCACCGTTTCAAAGACCTGATCAATGATTCCTGCCCCATTAATCACATAGGTCACCCGCTTGGCATAACCTCCGCCGTCAACCCCATAGGCTTTCGTGATGCTGTGGTCCGGATCCGCCACGAGACTAAAGGGCAAGCCGTACTTTTCCTTAAAGGCTTTATGGGACGTTTCGTCATCGGTGCTGACTCCCAACACCACAATGTCCTTGCCTTGGTATTCCGTGTACTTATCCCGAAATCCCTGGGCTTCCTTGGTGCAACCGGGGGTGTCGTCCTTGGGATAGAAATAGAGCACAACGGTTTTGTCTGCAAAGTCAGACAGGGCGATGCTCTGACCTGCGTCATCCTTGGCCGTAAAGGCAGGGGCCACGGTTCCAACTGCTAAGATCATGGGTTTATCATCTCCTTGATGGTCG
Above is a window of Prochlorothrix hollandica PCC 9006 = CALU 1027 DNA encoding:
- a CDS encoding peroxiredoxin, with the translated sequence MILAVGTVAPAFTAKDDAGQSIALSDFADKTVVLYFYPKDDTPGCTKEAQGFRDKYTEYQGKDIVVLGVSTDDETSHKAFKEKYGLPFSLVADPDHSITKAYGVDGGGYAKRVTYVINGAGIIDQVFETVQAATHADDILAALSA